Proteins co-encoded in one Campylobacter ornithocola genomic window:
- a CDS encoding M23 family metallopeptidase, which translates to MRKILFFLCFLVFVLEAREIELVKGQAVFLEFDKDNFLQISSNSKKLPYFEYKNKVIVSIAMPYKNPKDRKIIAEFKDNSKEEINIKFSEGNYKKEFLKVSASKVNPPKETLERISKEYQEAIKVYNAYTNTALFEGSFVYPLKSKITSAFGKARLFNDTLKSYHSGTDFRAAVGTKIYASNDGIVRIASNRYYAGNSVVIDHGYGIYSQYYHLSKLNVKAGQNIKKGELVGLSGASGRVTGPHLHFGILVNGVQVDPLDFIAKFNAL; encoded by the coding sequence ATGAGAAAAATTCTTTTTTTTCTATGTTTTTTGGTTTTTGTTTTAGAAGCTAGAGAGATTGAACTTGTAAAAGGGCAAGCGGTTTTTTTAGAATTTGATAAGGATAATTTTTTACAAATTAGCTCAAATTCTAAGAAACTTCCTTATTTTGAGTATAAAAATAAAGTTATTGTTAGTATAGCTATGCCTTATAAAAATCCTAAAGATAGAAAAATAATAGCAGAATTTAAAGATAATTCTAAAGAAGAAATTAACATAAAATTTAGCGAAGGTAATTACAAAAAAGAATTTTTAAAAGTTAGTGCTTCTAAGGTCAATCCACCTAAAGAAACGCTTGAACGTATTAGCAAAGAATATCAAGAAGCTATTAAAGTTTATAATGCTTATACTAATACAGCTTTATTTGAAGGCAGTTTTGTATACCCTTTAAAAAGCAAGATTACTAGTGCTTTTGGAAAAGCAAGACTGTTTAATGATACTCTTAAAAGCTATCATAGTGGAACTGATTTTAGAGCAGCTGTCGGAACAAAAATTTATGCTAGCAATGATGGTATTGTAAGGATTGCTTCAAATCGTTACTATGCAGGAAATTCTGTAGTGATTGATCATGGGTATGGGATTTATTCTCAGTATTATCATCTATCAAAACTTAATGTAAAAGCAGGACAAAATATAAAAAAAGGCGAGCTTGTAGGTTTAAGTGGAGCTAGCGGTAGGGTTACTGGACCGCATTTGCATTTTGGAATTTTAGTCAATGGTGTGCAAGTTGATCCGCTTGATTTTATAGCTAAATTTAATGCTTTATAA
- a CDS encoding SAM-dependent methyltransferase — translation MAFSEFFQNWIDKYYSQAVSVGKNGDFYTAASVGNLFGVLLANHFLKLIDEKKLTLPVEVVEIGANEGYLMLDFIQALYTLRADVLEQIECFIIEPHEKLKNIQKKLFDEYDLDVKIYNSLKEYRFKNAFFYANELFDCFACELIKDKTMAYIDNDLNIVFKPMNENLLKECEKHAITNSELCIAYKPFLSKLKQACEKLTFACFDYAKKEEKISIRMYKNHQVYNLFEENLKDFFTKSDITYNVNFNHFIQVLKEEGFEVLEYKSQNQALIDFGLEEIIEQAKNTNPQIYKNFINQSKNLMFNFGDKFKFLEFKL, via the coding sequence ATAGCTTTTAGTGAGTTTTTTCAAAATTGGATTGATAAATATTACTCTCAAGCTGTGAGTGTTGGCAAAAATGGAGATTTTTATACCGCAGCTAGTGTGGGAAATCTTTTTGGAGTACTCTTAGCTAATCATTTTTTAAAACTTATAGATGAGAAAAAGTTAACTTTGCCGGTTGAAGTTGTAGAAATAGGGGCGAATGAAGGGTATTTAATGCTTGATTTCATACAAGCTTTATACACGCTTAGAGCAGATGTTTTAGAACAAATTGAGTGTTTTATTATAGAACCACATGAAAAATTAAAAAATATCCAAAAGAAACTTTTTGATGAGTATGATTTAGATGTGAAAATTTATAATTCTTTAAAAGAATATCGTTTTAAAAATGCTTTTTTTTATGCTAATGAGTTATTTGATTGTTTTGCATGCGAGCTTATAAAAGATAAAACAATGGCGTATATTGATAATGATTTAAATATCGTTTTTAAACCTATGAATGAAAATCTTTTGAAAGAATGTGAAAAACATGCTATCACTAATAGTGAGCTTTGCATTGCTTATAAACCTTTTTTATCCAAACTAAAACAAGCTTGTGAAAAACTAACTTTTGCATGTTTTGATTATGCAAAAAAAGAAGAAAAAATTAGCATTAGAATGTATAAAAACCATCAGGTATATAATCTTTTTGAAGAAAATTTAAAAGATTTTTTTACTAAAAGCGATATTACATATAATGTAAATTTTAATCATTTTATACAAGTTTTAAAAGAAGAGGGTTTTGAGGTGTTAGAATATAAAAGCCAAAATCAAGCTCTGATTGATTTTGGTTTAGAAGAAATTATCGAGCAAGCCAAAAATACTAACCCTCAAATTTATAAAAACTTTATCAACCAAAGTAAAAATTTGATGTTTAACTTTGGTGATAAGTTTAAGTTTTTAGAATTTAAGCTTTAA
- a CDS encoding bifunctional 3,4-dihydroxy-2-butanone 4-phosphate synthase/GTP cyclohydrolase II — protein MGYIGVEQAIKDLQDGKMLVMVDAEDRENEGDLIFPAQFSSQEKVNFTITHARGVVCVALSEALAKKFELPLMVSKNTSNHETAFTITVDAKNATTGVSAYERNMTIQIFADDNAKISDFVRPGHINPLIAKKGGVLERTGHTEGTVDLCRLAGLKEACVICEIVKDNGDMARRSDLLEFCKKHDINMITISDLIEYRLKNESLISLTKEEESVLAGFKAKKMTFKDHNENEHIVFSFGSLKECENVKFYLSGSDFELLTSNKFNELLKQIEFLSQKGGVIVFMKNEKQENTQFKNYGIGAQILRYLKISKIKLLSQNTDKEFIGLKGFGLDITSSDFKA, from the coding sequence ATGGGGTATATTGGTGTAGAACAAGCTATAAAAGATCTTCAAGATGGCAAGATGTTGGTAATGGTAGATGCAGAAGATAGAGAAAACGAAGGAGATTTGATTTTCCCTGCACAATTTAGCTCACAAGAAAAAGTAAATTTTACTATTACTCACGCAAGAGGCGTGGTATGCGTAGCATTAAGTGAAGCTTTAGCTAAAAAATTTGAATTACCTTTAATGGTATCTAAAAACACATCAAATCACGAAACAGCTTTTACTATCACTGTTGATGCAAAAAATGCGACAACAGGGGTAAGTGCTTATGAAAGAAATATGACGATTCAAATTTTTGCTGATGATAACGCAAAGATAAGTGATTTTGTGCGCCCTGGTCATATTAATCCTTTAATAGCAAAAAAAGGCGGGGTTTTAGAAAGAACAGGTCACACTGAAGGAACGGTAGATTTATGCCGTTTAGCAGGATTAAAAGAAGCATGTGTAATATGTGAAATTGTTAAAGATAATGGAGATATGGCTAGGAGAAGTGATTTGCTTGAATTTTGCAAAAAACATGATATTAATATGATTACTATTTCAGATTTAATCGAGTATCGTTTAAAAAATGAAAGTTTGATTTCTTTAACTAAAGAAGAAGAGAGTGTTTTGGCAGGTTTTAAAGCTAAAAAAATGACTTTTAAAGATCATAACGAAAATGAACATATAGTCTTTAGTTTTGGCTCTTTGAAAGAATGTGAGAATGTTAAATTTTATCTTAGCGGAAGCGACTTTGAACTTCTAACTTCTAATAAATTCAATGAATTATTAAAACAGATTGAATTTTTAAGTCAAAAAGGGGGTGTAATCGTTTTCATGAAAAATGAAAAACAAGAAAACACACAATTTAAAAATTACGGCATAGGAGCACAAATTCTAAGGTATTTAAAAATTTCAAAAATCAAACTTCTAAGTCAAAATACTGATAAAGAATTTATAGGCTTAAAAGGCTTTGGGCTTGATATTACAAGCAGTGATTTTAAAGCTTAA
- a CDS encoding FtsW/RodA/SpoVE family cell cycle protein, translated as MIKLDRRILTHFDFVQPLLVLPIIAISFLLIYEANTRLAEKQFIYTLVGFVGFTFFFFLPLRRLMWLIPVLYWINIALLLSVDIFGVEKLGARRWLEIPFTHFTIQPSEIFKPSFILMLAYLIYQNPPSPNGYGLKQFLKLSFYILLPFLLIAGEPDLGTALVLLIVGFGTLFIIGVNYKIWLGIFLAIAIASPIIYSDFLKPYQKQRIHDFLAEEPSYHVKQSIIAIGSGGLSGKKADEATQTHFKFLPISTSDFIFAYLSERFGFIGAVIIILLYTLLIFHLLSLNYKLKDDYFTRVVTNCIALFIFIYVAVNISMTIGFAPVVGIPMPFFSHGGSSFATFMIFFGILQNLITFRYLAIEKAVKIKF; from the coding sequence TTGATAAAACTTGATAGAAGAATTTTAACACATTTTGATTTTGTTCAACCTCTTCTAGTGTTACCTATCATAGCTATATCTTTTCTTTTAATTTATGAAGCAAATACACGCTTAGCTGAAAAGCAGTTTATTTACACTTTGGTTGGATTTGTTGGATTTACTTTTTTTTTCTTTTTACCTTTAAGAAGATTAATGTGGCTTATACCAGTACTATATTGGATCAATATAGCTTTGCTTTTAAGTGTGGATATTTTTGGCGTTGAAAAACTTGGTGCTAGAAGATGGCTTGAAATACCTTTTACACATTTTACTATACAACCTTCTGAAATTTTTAAACCCTCTTTCATTTTAATGTTGGCTTATTTGATTTATCAAAATCCTCCATCACCTAATGGCTATGGTTTGAAGCAATTTTTAAAACTTAGTTTTTATATCTTGCTTCCATTTTTACTCATAGCAGGAGAACCTGATCTAGGAACTGCTTTAGTGCTTTTAATAGTAGGCTTTGGAACACTTTTTATCATAGGGGTAAATTATAAAATTTGGCTTGGTATTTTTCTAGCCATAGCTATAGCTTCGCCTATTATTTATAGTGATTTTTTAAAGCCTTATCAAAAGCAAAGAATTCATGATTTCTTAGCTGAAGAGCCAAGCTACCATGTAAAACAATCTATCATTGCTATAGGAAGCGGTGGTTTGAGTGGAAAAAAAGCAGATGAAGCCACACAAACACATTTTAAATTTTTGCCTATTTCTACGAGTGATTTTATCTTTGCATATTTGTCTGAAAGATTTGGTTTTATTGGTGCGGTTATAATTATACTACTTTATACCTTACTCATTTTTCACTTATTGAGTTTAAATTATAAACTCAAAGATGATTATTTTACAAGGGTAGTAACAAACTGCATTGCTTTATTTATTTTTATATATGTAGCAGTAAATATTTCAATGACTATAGGCTTTGCTCCTGTTGTTGGTATACCTATGCCATTTTTTAGTCATGGAGGAAGTTCTTTTGCTACTTTTATGATCTTCTTTGGAATTTTACAAAATTTAATAACTTTTAGATATTTAGCAATAGAAAAAGCAGTAAAAATAAAATTCTAA
- a CDS encoding RluA family pseudouridine synthase, giving the protein MLKISSLCEERMDIFLSDILKQSRSQVAKLIKENCIYINEKVENKSSKKIKQKDEISIFLPQIKEAKENYIPEFDIEILYEDDDVLVLNKAPNVVVHGASSVKEATLVDWLLHKGYALSNLNGEHRAGLVHRLDKGTSGAIIIAKNNQAHQFLANQLLDKSMGRFYLALSELPLKNDKMSNEKAIMRCPSNRLKKITTNTKNPLAKPAKTDFINLLSTKNCSLIAAKLYTGRTHQIRVHLADFNRYILGDELYGYKGKIKYNRVMLHAYLIYFIHPRTKELMFIKAPMFDDFYQILKENFTQGEIDEKTSLDYLKFCFGF; this is encoded by the coding sequence ATGCTGAAAATTTCATCACTTTGTGAAGAAAGAATGGATATTTTTTTATCAGATATACTTAAACAAAGTCGTTCGCAAGTTGCTAAACTAATCAAAGAAAATTGCATATATATTAATGAAAAAGTAGAAAATAAAAGTTCTAAAAAAATAAAACAAAAAGATGAAATAAGTATTTTTTTACCTCAAATAAAAGAAGCCAAAGAAAACTACATACCTGAGTTTGATATAGAAATTTTATATGAAGATGATGATGTTTTAGTCTTAAACAAAGCTCCTAATGTTGTTGTGCATGGTGCAAGTAGTGTTAAAGAAGCGACTTTGGTAGATTGGCTTTTGCATAAGGGCTATGCTTTATCAAATTTAAACGGAGAACATAGAGCAGGGCTTGTGCATAGACTTGATAAAGGCACAAGTGGAGCTATTATTATAGCTAAAAACAATCAAGCTCATCAATTTTTAGCAAATCAGCTTTTGGATAAAAGTATGGGAAGATTTTATCTTGCTTTGAGTGAATTGCCTTTGAAAAATGATAAAATGAGCAATGAAAAGGCTATTATGCGTTGTCCTAGTAATAGGCTTAAAAAAATTACTACAAACACCAAAAATCCTTTAGCAAAACCTGCAAAAACAGATTTTATAAATTTATTAAGCACTAAAAACTGCTCTTTAATAGCTGCTAAATTATATACAGGTAGAACACATCAAATCAGGGTGCATTTAGCAGATTTTAATCGTTATATTTTAGGAGATGAATTATACGGATATAAAGGAAAAATAAAGTATAATAGAGTAATGCTTCATGCGTATTTGATTTATTTTATTCATCCTAGGACTAAAGAATTAATGTTTATAAAAGCTCCTATGTTTGATGATTTTTATCAAATTTTAAAAGAAAATTTTACACAAGGAGAGATAGATGAAAAAACTTCACTGGATTATCTTAAGTTCTGCTTTGGCTTTTAG
- a CDS encoding fibronectin type III domain-containing protein, translating into MKKLHWIILSSALAFSACSTTMSSPQIAQVNDTLPKISSIKSISDITSIAFEWEPLYDQNIAGYYIYRANAVGAPMELIAKIKNKFQTHYTDTNLEPNTRYYYSMKTFNELGQVSQDGVSIEAFTNRVIDPVPFVQAIVGLPNRVKIVWRPHPDVRVNSYIIERANMKDMKFKELARVKNRLSAEYIDDSLKPDESFQYRIIALTYDGIKSTPSKIVESTTKALPPIVSNLQASKDAPRKIILTWDKIDYADFAYYKIYSSSTTFLPFSVVAKTSENTYEDVVKGIAEKRYYKVSMVDKDGLESPIANEPVEGITLGAPLAPSIVLCAVEDDGIRVEWVDNDDRAKEYIVKRSGGGSNAVFKEIKSKQLKDITAVPGKVYSYEVIAIDANGIESKASDKFTAVK; encoded by the coding sequence ATGAAAAAACTTCACTGGATTATCTTAAGTTCTGCTTTGGCTTTTAGTGCTTGTAGTACAACTATGAGTTCACCACAAATTGCTCAAGTAAATGATACTTTACCAAAAATTTCAAGTATTAAAAGTATAAGTGATATTACAAGTATAGCTTTTGAATGGGAGCCTTTGTATGATCAAAATATAGCAGGTTATTATATTTATAGGGCAAATGCAGTAGGTGCACCTATGGAGCTTATAGCAAAAATCAAAAATAAATTTCAAACACACTATACTGATACGAATTTAGAGCCAAATACAAGATATTATTATTCTATGAAAACCTTTAACGAGCTTGGGCAAGTTTCTCAAGATGGTGTGAGTATAGAAGCTTTTACAAATAGAGTGATCGATCCAGTGCCTTTTGTGCAAGCTATTGTGGGATTGCCAAATCGTGTAAAAATAGTTTGGAGACCACATCCTGATGTAAGAGTAAATTCTTATATTATCGAGCGTGCAAATATGAAAGATATGAAATTTAAAGAACTAGCTAGGGTTAAAAATCGCTTAAGTGCTGAATATATAGATGATTCACTAAAACCTGACGAAAGTTTTCAATATAGAATTATAGCTTTAACTTATGATGGTATTAAAAGTACCCCAAGTAAAATAGTAGAATCAACCACCAAAGCCCTTCCTCCTATAGTAAGCAATTTGCAAGCAAGTAAAGACGCACCAAGAAAAATTATTTTAACTTGGGATAAAATTGATTATGCAGATTTTGCTTATTATAAAATTTATTCTAGCTCAACTACCTTTTTACCTTTTAGTGTGGTAGCTAAAACTTCTGAAAATACTTATGAAGATGTGGTTAAAGGTATAGCTGAAAAAAGATATTATAAAGTTAGCATGGTGGATAAAGATGGTTTAGAAAGTCCTATAGCAAATGAACCTGTGGAGGGTATTACCCTAGGGGCACCATTAGCACCAAGTATTGTTTTATGTGCTGTTGAAGATGATGGCATTAGAGTTGAATGGGTTGATAATGATGATAGAGCCAAAGAATATATAGTTAAAAGAAGTGGTGGTGGAAGCAATGCTGTGTTTAAAGAGATTAAATCTAAACAATTAAAAGATATTACCGCTGTTCCTGGAAAAGTATATAGTTATGAAGTTATAGCTATTGATGCTAATGGTATAGAATCAAAAGCTTCTGATAAATTCACAGCGGTGAAATAA
- the trmB gene encoding tRNA (guanosine(46)-N7)-methyltransferase TrmB, whose amino-acid sequence MPNFKCKILKEIQLPLKKDGVEFLWLAKGENVDLLFTRIKQENFFLQIKKDVKKQEWLIKGEKHTKPSQIGYLQKALLVFKENFTQDVVCEAVALKHTRLIQKTPLIANDLKELLEQIKSKKQIYIEIGFGSGRHLLYQARLNPDVLIIGIEIYTPALEQVAKLALSENLNNVLLIETDARLLLSVLESNLVEKIFLHFPVPWDKKPHRRVVGLNFANECARVLKEKGQFELRTDSFLYFDFTLETFLTFSHLKALIKKNENLEISSKYEDRWKRQNKDIYDLIISGFSKSESLSKDQKFAIEDLRLSTEELAYIKKNFKNEVFKGEDFFLHFEKMYIKDEELVIKIAFGAFYKPEHVYIRLSMQKTEFIFEQPFKTKENLKAIGKLREILYSYIKQ is encoded by the coding sequence ATGCCAAATTTTAAGTGTAAAATCTTAAAAGAAATTCAACTTCCTTTAAAAAAAGATGGGGTTGAATTTTTATGGCTTGCTAAAGGTGAAAATGTTGATTTGCTTTTTACGCGTATAAAGCAAGAAAACTTTTTTTTGCAAATAAAAAAAGATGTAAAAAAACAAGAATGGCTTATAAAGGGTGAAAAGCATACTAAGCCTTCGCAAATAGGGTATTTGCAAAAAGCCTTACTTGTGTTTAAAGAAAATTTCACTCAAGATGTAGTTTGTGAAGCTGTGGCGTTAAAACATACAAGGTTAATCCAAAAAACACCTTTAATTGCTAATGATTTAAAAGAGTTGTTGGAGCAAATAAAAAGCAAAAAGCAAATTTATATCGAAATAGGCTTTGGAAGTGGTAGGCATTTGCTTTATCAAGCAAGATTAAATCCTGATGTTTTGATTATAGGTATAGAAATTTACACCCCTGCATTAGAGCAAGTAGCTAAACTTGCCTTAAGTGAAAACTTAAATAATGTTTTATTAATAGAAACTGATGCAAGGTTATTGCTAAGTGTGCTTGAATCTAATTTGGTTGAAAAAATTTTTCTACATTTTCCTGTTCCTTGGGATAAAAAACCTCACCGCAGAGTAGTAGGATTAAATTTTGCAAATGAATGTGCTAGAGTTTTGAAAGAAAAAGGACAATTTGAACTTAGAACAGATAGTTTTTTGTATTTTGATTTTACCTTAGAAACTTTTTTAACTTTTTCACATTTAAAAGCTTTAATCAAAAAAAATGAAAATTTAGAAATTTCAAGCAAATATGAAGATCGCTGGAAAAGGCAAAATAAAGATATATATGATTTAATCATCAGTGGTTTTAGTAAGAGTGAAAGTTTAAGTAAGGATCAAAAATTTGCTATTGAAGATTTAAGATTAAGCACAGAAGAATTAGCTTATATAAAAAAGAATTTTAAAAATGAAGTTTTCAAAGGTGAGGATTTTTTCTTACATTTTGAAAAAATGTATATTAAAGATGAAGAGCTTGTTATTAAAATAGCTTTTGGTGCTTTTTATAAACCTGAACATGTTTATATAAGATTAAGCATGCAAAAGACAGAATTTATCTTTGAACAACCTTTTAAAACTAAAGAAAATTTAAAAGCTATAGGAAAATTAAGAGAAATATTGTATTCTTATATTAAACAATAA
- a CDS encoding cell division ATP-binding protein FtsE — MIEAKKLCLGYDELVIENANFSLKDNDFVFITGKSGSGKSTLLKSFYGDLEPISGNLRVCNNDLVNISNVDLLQLRQKIGIIFQDYRLVQEFSVEKNVMLPLMIKGYSKNVCKEQATKLLKHVNLTFKADKKPAQLSGGEQQRVAMARALAHNPKLLLCDEPTGNLDEYSSDIIWTLLKSAREILGTCVVVVTHRIPTNLRLDYRRFNIENGRMNEIA, encoded by the coding sequence ATGATAGAGGCTAAAAAGCTTTGTCTAGGTTATGATGAGCTTGTTATAGAAAATGCTAATTTTTCACTAAAAGATAATGATTTTGTTTTTATTACAGGAAAAAGTGGTAGTGGAAAGTCGACTTTGTTGAAATCTTTCTATGGAGACTTAGAGCCAATTAGTGGAAATTTGAGAGTTTGTAATAATGATTTAGTAAATATTTCTAATGTTGATCTTTTACAACTTAGGCAAAAAATAGGCATTATTTTTCAAGATTATCGACTAGTTCAAGAATTTAGTGTAGAAAAAAATGTAATGTTGCCTTTAATGATTAAAGGTTATAGCAAGAATGTATGTAAGGAACAGGCTACAAAGCTTTTAAAACATGTAAATTTAACTTTTAAAGCTGATAAAAAACCAGCTCAACTTTCAGGTGGAGAACAACAGCGCGTAGCTATGGCAAGAGCTTTGGCACATAATCCAAAACTGCTCTTATGTGATGAACCAACGGGTAATTTAGATGAGTATTCTTCGGATATCATATGGACTTTATTAAAATCAGCTAGAGAAATACTTGGAACTTGCGTGGTAGTTGTAACACATAGAATTCCTACCAATTTAAGACTTGATTATCGTCGTTTCAATATAGAAAATGGGAGAATGAATGAAATCGCTTAA
- a CDS encoding ABC transporter permease, which yields MKSLKNHLSLIFALMVMMFAFEFLIITNKTIEHYEKLLNKDYNIILVGKTHLDKKSIEDQVSYFQSLEILNPNEMIDRLKNDISAKNIEVLKATLPKFYTLKLNKLLSEDELSTLKDKLLTNPNITKVETFAKTHTKIYKLLVLVKFLLWFFLFIIILLSFVLLLKQMKIWLFEHTQRVEIMCLLGAPFWFRSFMLYKIVFVDCFIAFLLLVLFFTQGYDLEAIKLALQSVDISLPKISIFTHLFLIFLAMLCVCFACVNFVMFKVRK from the coding sequence ATGAAATCGCTTAAAAACCATCTTTCTTTGATATTTGCTTTAATGGTAATGATGTTTGCATTTGAATTTTTAATCATTACAAATAAAACCATAGAACACTATGAAAAACTTTTGAATAAAGATTATAATATTATTTTGGTAGGAAAAACCCATTTAGATAAAAAAAGTATAGAAGATCAAGTGAGTTATTTTCAATCTTTAGAAATTTTAAATCCAAATGAAATGATAGATAGACTTAAAAATGATATATCAGCCAAAAATATAGAAGTCTTAAAAGCCACATTGCCAAAATTTTATACTTTAAAACTAAATAAACTTTTATCAGAAGATGAGCTAAGCACTTTAAAAGACAAGCTTTTAACAAATCCTAATATTACTAAAGTGGAAACTTTTGCTAAAACGCATACAAAAATTTATAAACTTTTGGTCTTAGTGAAATTTTTATTATGGTTTTTCCTATTTATTATAATATTGCTTAGTTTTGTGTTGTTACTTAAACAAATGAAAATTTGGCTTTTTGAGCATACTCAACGAGTGGAAATTATGTGCTTGCTTGGAGCACCATTTTGGTTTAGATCGTTTATGCTTTACAAGATTGTTTTTGTTGATTGTTTTATAGCGTTTTTATTGCTTGTATTATTTTTCACTCAAGGTTATGATCTAGAAGCTATTAAGTTGGCTTTACAAAGTGTAGATATTAGCCTACCTAAAATAAGTATATTTACGCATTTATTCTTGATTTTTTTAGCAATGCTTTGTGTTTGTTTTGCTTGTGTTAATTTTGTAATGTTTAAGGTTAGAAAATGA
- a CDS encoding murein hydrolase activator EnvC family protein, protein MKKCFWLFLFSFSILFSNEITQKQKDIKENERIVKQLSKKLEDLASEILDNEKNLKKIASEINTLTSKTSKLESSVKTQIKALEQLNLQNKDLLQNKNKIEGKIIDLIAKDFAYDLAIPKNYIESEDSIIALELVGVLDKIFKEEFYQISKDYEDVSKKIEEKQNQITTINSNLKSYKDQIDELKSLRKKQEQEITKQKTDKEIYTRKLSSLQAQQQELRKTLNKLKIIKEKEEEKLAQKKEDKRTNSNVKQVGSSYQTSSVKRYSGPKTIAPLESYTVKQKFGNYIDPIYNIKIYNENVVLKSDSTNAAVRNVLDGKVVFAKATPTLKQVVIVENKDGIHTIYAHLDKIAPGVKVGRNIKKGYIIGRVESDLTFEVTQKNFHINPLEMIK, encoded by the coding sequence ATGAAAAAATGCTTTTGGCTTTTTTTATTTTCTTTTTCTATTTTGTTTTCAAATGAAATTACGCAAAAACAAAAAGATATTAAAGAAAACGAACGCATTGTAAAGCAATTGTCTAAAAAATTAGAGGATTTGGCAAGTGAAATTTTAGATAATGAAAAAAATCTAAAAAAAATCGCTTCAGAAATTAACACTTTAACCTCAAAAACTTCTAAGCTTGAAAGTTCGGTGAAAACTCAAATAAAAGCATTAGAGCAACTTAATTTGCAAAATAAAGACCTTTTGCAAAATAAAAATAAAATCGAAGGAAAAATAATTGATTTAATCGCTAAAGACTTTGCTTATGATTTAGCTATTCCTAAAAATTATATAGAAAGTGAAGATAGTATTATAGCTTTAGAATTAGTTGGAGTATTGGATAAAATTTTTAAAGAAGAATTTTATCAAATTTCAAAAGACTATGAAGATGTGAGCAAGAAAATAGAAGAAAAACAAAACCAAATCACTACAATTAATTCTAACTTAAAATCTTATAAAGATCAAATTGATGAACTTAAAAGTCTTAGAAAAAAACAAGAGCAAGAAATAACTAAACAAAAAACTGATAAAGAAATTTACACTAGAAAACTCTCTAGTTTACAGGCTCAGCAACAAGAGTTGAGAAAAACATTGAATAAATTAAAAATTATTAAAGAAAAAGAAGAAGAGAAATTAGCACAAAAAAAAGAAGATAAAAGAACAAACTCAAATGTAAAACAAGTAGGTTCAAGTTATCAAACAAGCAGTGTTAAGCGTTATAGTGGGCCTAAGACAATAGCTCCTTTAGAATCTTACACAGTAAAGCAAAAATTTGGAAACTATATTGATCCTATTTATAATATTAAAATTTATAATGAAAATGTAGTTTTAAAAAGTGATAGCACTAATGCTGCAGTAAGGAATGTGCTAGATGGTAAGGTGGTTTTTGCAAAAGCAACCCCAACTTTAAAGCAAGTTGTGATTGTCGAAAATAAAGATGGTATACATACTATTTATGCACATTTAGATAAAATTGCACCAGGGGTTAAAGTAGGTAGAAATATAAAAAAAGGTTATATTATAGGTAGAGTTGAGAGTGATTTAACTTTTGAAGTAACCCAAAAGAATTTTCATATCAATCCCTTGGAGATGATAAAATAA
- the pyrH gene encoding UMP kinase codes for MSNKRKRVLVKFSGEALAGENGFGIENSILKYIASEIKSLVNENVEVGIVIGGGNIIRGVSAARDGLIKRTSGDHMGMLATVINSIAMQEALESAGLDVRVQSAIQMEAFCETYIMRRAHRHLEKGRIVIFACGTGNPYFTTDTAATLRAIEIQADMIIKATKVDGIYNKDPKKFDDAIMLNELSYERALHDNIKVMDDTAIALAKDNALPIVVCNMFKEGNLLKIIQGDMSLCSIVKN; via the coding sequence ATGAGCAATAAAAGAAAGAGAGTATTGGTTAAATTTTCTGGGGAAGCTTTGGCTGGAGAAAATGGATTTGGCATAGAAAATTCTATTTTAAAATATATAGCTTCTGAAATAAAAAGCTTGGTTAATGAAAATGTTGAAGTAGGTATTGTTATAGGTGGTGGAAATATCATTAGAGGGGTATCTGCTGCAAGAGATGGACTTATAAAAAGAACAAGTGGTGATCATATGGGTATGCTTGCTACTGTGATTAATTCTATAGCTATGCAAGAAGCATTGGAAAGTGCTGGACTTGATGTAAGAGTTCAAAGTGCTATTCAAATGGAAGCATTTTGTGAGACTTATATTATGAGAAGAGCACATAGACATTTAGAGAAAGGACGCATAGTTATTTTTGCTTGTGGTACAGGCAATCCTTATTTTACTACAGATACTGCTGCAACCTTAAGAGCTATAGAAATTCAAGCTGATATGATTATTAAAGCGACTAAAGTAGATGGAATTTATAATAAGGATCCTAAAAAATTTGATGATGCTATTATGCTTAATGAGTTAAGTTATGAGAGAGCTTTGCATGATAATATAAAAGTTATGGATGATACAGCAATAGCACTAGCTAAGGATAATGCTTTGCCTATTGTGGTGTGTAATATGTTTAAAGAGGGAAATTTATTAAAAATTATTCAAGGCGATATGAGTTTATGCTCTATTGTTAAAAACTAA